A part of Pseudomonas sp. HR96 genomic DNA contains:
- a CDS encoding pirin family protein, translating to MLTLRKASQRGVANHGWLKSYHTFSFGHYRNPLEQGFSDLLVINDDRVAAGGGFGQHPHRDMEIFSYVLEGALEHKDTLGTGSVIRPGDVQLMSAGTGVAHSEYNASTTEPVHFLQIWIVPQEAGAKPRYQQEHFSRESKRGRLQLIISPDGADGSLSVRQNALVYAGLLDGDEQATLQLAADRYAYVHVASGSVELNGQRLEAGDGVRVREEQALTLSRGLDAEVLVFDLRAQELPRMPG from the coding sequence ATGCTGACGCTCAGAAAAGCCTCGCAACGCGGTGTCGCCAACCACGGCTGGTTGAAGTCCTACCATACGTTTTCCTTCGGTCACTACCGCAACCCACTGGAGCAGGGGTTTTCCGACCTGCTGGTGATCAACGATGACCGCGTGGCGGCAGGCGGCGGTTTCGGCCAGCACCCGCACCGCGACATGGAAATTTTCTCCTACGTGCTGGAGGGCGCACTGGAGCACAAGGACACTCTGGGCACCGGTTCGGTGATCCGCCCAGGCGATGTGCAACTGATGAGCGCCGGGACCGGCGTTGCCCACAGCGAGTACAACGCCTCGACCACCGAGCCGGTGCACTTCCTGCAGATCTGGATCGTGCCGCAGGAGGCCGGCGCCAAGCCGCGCTACCAGCAGGAGCATTTCAGCCGGGAGAGCAAGCGTGGCCGCCTGCAGTTGATCATCTCCCCGGACGGCGCCGATGGCTCGCTCAGCGTGCGGCAGAACGCCTTGGTCTACGCCGGGCTGTTGGACGGCGACGAGCAGGCCACCCTGCAACTGGCAGCGGACCGCTACGCCTACGTCCATGTGGCCAGCGGCTCGGTGGAGCTCAACGGCCAGCGCCTGGAGGCCGGTGACGGTGTGCGGGTGCGTGAGGAACAGGCGCTGACCCTCAGCCGCGGCCTGGATGCCGAGGTGCTGGTGTTCGACCTGCGCGCACAGGAACTGCCGCGCATGCCAGGCTGA
- a CDS encoding response regulator — protein MIRIGKLSVSLERREVFDPHGVVKLGSRAFDVLAELIAAKGQLVSKDQLLARVWPDLVVEENNLQVHVSALRKLLGNEREAIRTVPGRGYRLILEPPVPAPVQAWWAPPGPVPVSAEIADATLPADDHAQVYIVDDEPGVRSALARLLRSAGIPSQTFACAEDFFAEPRDGAVACLLLDVNLANASGFDLQEAMAARGLELPIIFMTGYGTIPMSVRAIKAGAQEFLTKPFDETQLLDAVATAFATVRSERQARASRQLLRARYQSLTRREQQVLMLLLQGRINKQIAADLGTREVTAKVHKKHIMAKMQARTLVELVRQCQRIGVLPELDEALAGAERWA, from the coding sequence ATGATCCGAATCGGCAAACTCAGCGTTTCCCTCGAACGCCGCGAAGTGTTCGACCCCCACGGCGTGGTCAAACTGGGCAGCCGCGCCTTCGACGTGCTCGCCGAGCTGATCGCGGCCAAGGGCCAATTGGTGTCCAAGGACCAGTTGCTGGCGCGGGTCTGGCCGGACCTGGTGGTGGAGGAAAACAACCTGCAGGTGCACGTCTCGGCCCTGCGCAAGCTGCTGGGCAACGAACGCGAAGCCATCCGCACCGTGCCAGGGCGTGGCTACCGGCTGATCCTCGAGCCGCCCGTGCCGGCGCCGGTGCAGGCCTGGTGGGCGCCGCCCGGGCCAGTGCCGGTCAGCGCCGAGATCGCCGACGCCACGCTGCCGGCCGATGATCACGCTCAGGTCTATATAGTCGACGACGAGCCCGGGGTGCGTTCGGCCCTGGCGCGCCTGTTGCGTTCGGCCGGCATCCCCAGCCAGACCTTCGCCTGTGCCGAAGACTTCTTCGCCGAGCCCCGCGACGGCGCGGTCGCCTGCCTGCTGCTGGACGTCAACCTGGCCAATGCCAGTGGCTTCGACCTGCAGGAGGCGATGGCCGCGCGGGGCCTGGAGCTGCCGATCATTTTCATGACCGGCTACGGCACCATCCCCATGTCGGTGCGTGCGATCAAGGCCGGCGCGCAGGAGTTCCTGACCAAGCCGTTCGACGAAACCCAGCTGCTCGATGCGGTGGCGACCGCGTTCGCCACGGTGCGCAGCGAGCGCCAGGCGCGTGCCTCGCGCCAGCTGCTGCGCGCTCGCTACCAGTCGTTGACGCGCCGCGAGCAGCAGGTGCTGATGCTGTTGCTGCAAGGGCGCATCAACAAGCAGATCGCCGCCGACCTGGGCACCCGCGAGGTCACCGCCAAGGTGCACAAGAAGCACATCATGGCCAAGATGCAGGCGCGCACCCTGGTGGAGCTGGTACGCCAGTGCCAGCGCATCGGTGTGCTGCCCGAACTCGACGAGGCCTTGGCCGGCGCCGAGCGCTGGGCATGA
- a CDS encoding AAA family ATPase, with the protein MNPIAVAPVLNRRETGHFNEQWLQQLQWQLLRVDGEVAWYRVRSPNALRPWVIVRPTGSATEDVFRRLQHEYQLREALDPAWAVVPTALLYSAEGPLLVLDEPGGRGLEDTQGDQLSISLFLQLAFGAAQALAGLHGQGVLHRDLKPCQFIEGEDGVVRLAGFALSSRQDVRAPRSQVPACATGGHDPASAAVISGSLAYMSPEQAGRVEGAADGRSDLYSLGVTLYELLTGRLPFVANDAVEWLHQHLAQPPLPPEQLRGDVPPALSAIILRLLAKDPAQRYASASALAQVLRRALVQWRETGELAADAGAAESDPTRALTAHWAPVLVGRESEMARLHACVRRLSEQGEPGPILVSGPYGSGKTLLLRQLHQDLAASALRFAACRFDPGRQAMPYAAVCAALRGLLLQVLGERPTVLQRWRQRLQRALGGRAHWMVAMLPEIEWVLGPLRAPATGDDPAGQGPLDELLLDCLAVFARPQKPLLLFFDDLQWLDPQSLDFFNLLATRRLAHLLLIGAYRERPGRAAPEEFASAAQAAALQRLLAGAGHQAGVAIKLAPLRHDTVQALLASQLRWQAPALAELATLLMAKSGGNPLFVQQLLCGLIDDGLLRHVPAASEPAHWQWETERLAEYPVAPDVLEQLLSHLGRLPGVTRRLLGLLALVGSRADGQCIARLAERSLDDLRQDLHPALAAGLLTADRQGWRFSHERLREAAYRLVPAAQRSKIHTRIARVLIADLLAADAASAELTLPWVPLPSPSANDSRVLLFRIALHIQQAARDPVLEADRTAFIQVLLQAAQRARDTAALPFALEYLRLARELGSRQRWLEHRGQCLAVERLYIHCLIQAGDHEPAQAAISQLLERVDSLQERAMLHVLQVHSRSLAGDYAAAVSAGLEGLGLFGLAFADLDAHGADAANALARVEQLLDQRPVAALIELPENRDPRIDAAHELLACLLAPATFSQPGLSWRLVCKMVELTLMHGLAPASARGLAWFGVMLAQHSGDYQQGLRFADLGQRIVARMPIPAHQASVLLALARVSVWIRPLDFAAECAERAVAAGRNEGVPYISCHAHHQWACLLLGQGVPLLRVQEQAEAGLALAGLPGTGDGQLLLHSLVHFVQRLRGLPTTHASQARPAAQANMAAARFWWWLFEAIEAFHQGAHEVSLQSLDRAQALAWSVPGHLHQQDLALYRALNLSALAPAEDREPTLAALAEPLAQLRHWAELNPAVCLDQCLLVEAEAARLAGQPLRALGLYEAAIAQAGSTGSASLQALGHELAARCNQQLGLVTAARSHWRQAREQYQRWGAQAKVRALEAQHQCLHDQPGDARSSVDLRQGQHYLDLISVTKASQALSREVVLDRLIETLMANTVMHAGAQRGALVLLHKGEPLVVARGQTWEGGVQVELARVPLDQAQLPMEVVYRVLRSGQWLALNDADQVQGQGDGLLHVPTAGSMLCLPLLKQGEVSGLIYLENPLARGLFSEARIAVLEVLAAQAAISLETSSLYAELLEENQRRRDAEVQLRNARAELAQANQATLMGELAASIAHEINQPLVAIVANASASVRWLKRATPQVEEALEGLHDIVGDGRRAADIVVALQALAKQRAPNRSRLIIDDVVRQVLRLAASDIEHRHVQVDSRLDTAGSRVFVDGVLMQQVVYNLVINALDAMAGIDEGRRRLTLTSSVQAGQVVVSVEDTGNGIDAAHLPKVFDAFFTTKPGGMGMGLAICRSIMIAQGGTLHLTHGRAGQTMFVFTLPLLPATCL; encoded by the coding sequence ATGAATCCGATCGCCGTGGCGCCGGTGCTGAATCGACGCGAGACCGGGCACTTCAACGAGCAGTGGTTGCAGCAGTTGCAATGGCAACTGCTGCGGGTGGACGGCGAAGTGGCCTGGTACCGGGTGCGTTCGCCCAATGCCTTGCGCCCCTGGGTGATCGTGCGGCCGACCGGCAGCGCCACCGAAGACGTGTTCCGCCGCCTGCAACATGAGTATCAGCTGCGCGAGGCCCTCGACCCGGCGTGGGCAGTGGTGCCCACGGCCCTGCTGTACAGCGCCGAAGGGCCGCTGCTGGTGCTCGACGAGCCGGGCGGCCGAGGCCTGGAGGACACCCAGGGCGACCAGCTGTCGATCAGCCTGTTCCTGCAGTTGGCCTTTGGTGCGGCGCAGGCCCTGGCCGGCCTGCACGGCCAGGGCGTGCTGCACCGCGACCTCAAGCCCTGTCAGTTCATCGAAGGCGAGGACGGCGTGGTGCGCCTGGCCGGGTTTGCCTTGAGCAGCCGCCAGGACGTTCGGGCGCCTCGCTCCCAGGTCCCCGCTTGCGCGACCGGCGGCCACGACCCGGCCAGCGCTGCGGTGATCAGCGGCAGCCTGGCCTACATGTCGCCAGAGCAGGCCGGGCGGGTCGAGGGCGCGGCGGATGGGCGCAGCGACCTGTACAGCCTGGGGGTGACGCTGTACGAGCTGCTCACCGGGCGTCTGCCGTTCGTGGCCAATGACGCGGTGGAGTGGTTGCACCAGCATCTGGCCCAGCCGCCGCTGCCCCCCGAGCAACTGCGCGGCGACGTGCCGCCGGCGTTGAGCGCGATCATCCTGCGTCTGCTGGCCAAGGACCCGGCACAGCGCTACGCCAGCGCCAGCGCCCTGGCACAGGTACTGCGCCGGGCCCTGGTGCAGTGGCGGGAAACCGGCGAGCTGGCCGCCGACGCCGGTGCCGCCGAGTCCGACCCGACTCGGGCGCTGACCGCGCACTGGGCGCCGGTGCTGGTCGGCCGCGAAAGCGAAATGGCCCGCCTGCATGCCTGCGTGCGGCGTCTGAGTGAGCAGGGGGAGCCGGGGCCGATCCTGGTCAGCGGGCCCTACGGCAGCGGCAAGACTCTGCTGCTGCGCCAGTTGCATCAGGACCTGGCCGCCAGCGCCTTGCGCTTCGCCGCCTGCCGCTTCGATCCGGGCCGTCAGGCCATGCCCTATGCCGCAGTGTGCGCTGCGTTGCGCGGGTTGCTGCTGCAAGTGCTGGGCGAGCGCCCGACGGTGTTGCAGCGCTGGCGCCAGCGCTTGCAACGGGCGCTTGGCGGCCGCGCGCACTGGATGGTGGCAATGCTCCCGGAGATCGAATGGGTGCTGGGCCCGTTGCGCGCGCCTGCGACCGGCGACGATCCGGCCGGGCAGGGGCCGCTGGACGAGCTGCTGCTCGACTGCCTGGCGGTGTTTGCCCGCCCGCAGAAGCCGCTGCTGCTGTTTTTCGACGACCTGCAGTGGTTGGATCCGCAGAGCCTGGACTTCTTCAACCTGCTGGCCACGCGCCGGCTCGCGCATCTGCTATTGATCGGCGCCTACCGCGAGCGGCCCGGCCGCGCGGCGCCCGAGGAATTCGCCAGCGCCGCCCAGGCCGCCGCCTTGCAGCGCCTGCTGGCGGGCGCCGGGCACCAGGCCGGTGTGGCGATCAAGCTGGCGCCCCTGCGCCATGACACGGTGCAGGCGCTGCTCGCCAGCCAACTGCGCTGGCAGGCGCCGGCGCTGGCCGAACTGGCGACGCTGCTCATGGCCAAGAGCGGCGGCAACCCGCTGTTCGTGCAGCAACTGCTCTGCGGCCTGATCGACGACGGGTTGCTGCGTCATGTGCCGGCCGCGAGCGAGCCGGCCCATTGGCAGTGGGAAACCGAGCGGCTGGCCGAATACCCGGTGGCACCGGACGTGCTCGAGCAGCTGCTGAGCCACCTGGGCCGTTTGCCCGGCGTCACCCGGCGCCTGCTCGGGCTGCTGGCGTTGGTGGGCAGCCGCGCCGACGGGCAGTGTATCGCCCGCCTGGCCGAGCGCAGCCTCGACGACCTGCGCCAGGACCTGCACCCGGCGCTGGCCGCAGGCCTGCTCACGGCCGACCGCCAGGGTTGGCGCTTCAGCCACGAGCGCTTGCGCGAAGCGGCCTACCGGCTGGTGCCGGCCGCGCAGCGCAGCAAGATCCATACGCGCATCGCCCGGGTGCTGATCGCCGACCTGCTGGCAGCCGACGCGGCCAGCGCCGAGTTGACCCTGCCGTGGGTGCCGCTGCCGTCGCCGTCAGCCAACGACTCACGGGTGCTGCTGTTCCGAATCGCCTTGCACATCCAGCAGGCGGCCCGCGACCCGGTGCTGGAGGCCGACCGCACCGCCTTCATCCAGGTGCTGCTGCAGGCGGCGCAGCGCGCCCGCGACACCGCCGCCCTGCCGTTCGCCCTCGAGTACCTGCGCCTGGCCCGCGAGCTGGGCAGCCGGCAACGCTGGCTGGAGCATCGCGGGCAATGCCTGGCGGTCGAGCGCCTGTATATCCACTGCCTGATCCAGGCCGGCGACCATGAGCCGGCCCAGGCGGCCATCAGCCAATTGCTCGAGCGCGTCGACAGCCTGCAGGAGCGCGCCATGCTGCATGTCCTGCAAGTGCATTCGCGCAGCCTCGCCGGTGACTATGCCGCCGCCGTGAGCGCCGGGCTCGAGGGCCTGGGCTTGTTCGGCCTGGCGTTTGCCGACCTTGACGCGCACGGCGCGGACGCTGCAAACGCCTTGGCGCGGGTCGAGCAGTTGCTCGACCAGCGTCCGGTGGCCGCCTTGATCGAGCTGCCGGAAAACCGCGACCCGCGTATCGACGCCGCCCATGAACTGCTCGCCTGCCTGTTGGCGCCGGCCACCTTCAGCCAGCCGGGGCTCAGCTGGCGGCTGGTGTGCAAGATGGTCGAGCTGACCTTGATGCATGGCCTGGCCCCGGCTTCGGCGCGCGGCCTGGCCTGGTTCGGCGTGATGCTGGCGCAGCACAGTGGCGATTATCAGCAAGGCCTGCGCTTTGCCGACCTCGGCCAGCGCATCGTCGCGCGGATGCCCATACCGGCCCACCAGGCCTCGGTGCTGCTGGCCCTGGCGCGGGTCAGCGTGTGGATTCGCCCGCTGGATTTCGCCGCCGAGTGCGCCGAGCGCGCGGTGGCCGCCGGGCGCAACGAGGGCGTCCCTTACATCAGTTGCCATGCCCATCATCAGTGGGCCTGCCTGTTGCTGGGCCAGGGCGTGCCGCTGCTCCGGGTGCAGGAGCAGGCCGAGGCCGGCCTGGCGCTGGCCGGGCTGCCGGGCACCGGCGATGGGCAGCTGTTGCTGCACAGCCTGGTGCACTTCGTTCAGCGCCTGCGCGGTCTGCCCACCACCCATGCCTCACAGGCGCGCCCGGCGGCCCAGGCGAATATGGCCGCCGCGCGTTTCTGGTGGTGGCTGTTCGAGGCCATCGAGGCGTTCCATCAAGGCGCTCACGAGGTGTCGCTGCAAAGCCTCGACCGCGCCCAGGCGCTGGCCTGGAGCGTGCCCGGGCACCTGCATCAACAGGACCTGGCGCTGTATCGGGCGCTCAATCTCAGTGCTCTGGCGCCCGCCGAAGACCGCGAGCCGACCCTGGCGGCGCTGGCCGAGCCGCTGGCGCAGCTGCGCCATTGGGCCGAGCTCAACCCGGCCGTATGCCTGGACCAATGCCTGCTGGTGGAGGCCGAGGCGGCGCGCCTGGCCGGCCAGCCGCTGCGCGCCCTGGGCCTGTACGAAGCGGCCATCGCCCAGGCCGGCAGCACCGGCTCGGCCTCGCTGCAGGCGCTGGGCCATGAACTCGCCGCGCGCTGCAACCAGCAGCTGGGCCTGGTCACTGCGGCGCGCAGCCACTGGCGCCAGGCACGCGAGCAGTACCAGCGCTGGGGCGCGCAGGCCAAGGTGCGCGCCCTGGAGGCCCAGCACCAGTGCCTGCACGACCAGCCCGGCGACGCGCGCTCCTCGGTGGACCTGCGTCAGGGTCAGCATTACCTGGACCTGATCTCCGTGACCAAGGCCTCCCAGGCGCTGTCGCGTGAAGTGGTGCTGGACCGCCTGATCGAAACCCTGATGGCCAACACGGTGATGCATGCCGGTGCCCAGCGCGGTGCGCTGGTGCTGTTGCACAAGGGTGAGCCGCTGGTGGTGGCGCGTGGACAGACCTGGGAGGGCGGGGTGCAGGTAGAGCTGGCCCGCGTGCCGCTGGATCAGGCGCAACTGCCCATGGAGGTGGTCTACCGCGTGCTGCGCAGCGGCCAGTGGCTGGCACTCAACGACGCCGACCAGGTGCAGGGGCAGGGCGATGGCCTGCTGCACGTGCCTACGGCCGGCTCCATGCTGTGCCTGCCGCTGCTCAAGCAAGGCGAGGTCAGCGGGCTGATCTACCTGGAGAACCCGCTGGCACGCGGGCTGTTCAGCGAAGCGCGGATCGCCGTGCTGGAGGTGCTCGCCGCCCAGGCGGCGATCTCTCTGGAGACCTCGAGCCTGTACGCCGAGCTGCTGGAAGAAAACCAGCGCCGGCGCGACGCCGAGGTGCAGTTGCGCAACGCGCGCGCCGAGCTGGCCCAGGCCAACCAGGCGACCTTGATGGGCGAGCTGGCGGCCTCCATCGCCCATGAGATCAACCAGCCGCTGGTAGCCATCGTCGCCAATGCCAGCGCCAGCGTGCGCTGGCTCAAGCGGGCCACGCCGCAGGTGGAGGAGGCCCTGGAGGGCTTGCACGACATCGTCGGCGACGGCCGCCGCGCCGCCGACATCGTCGTCGCCCTGCAGGCCCTGGCCAAGCAGCGCGCGCCCAACCGCAGCCGGCTGATCATCGACGACGTGGTGCGCCAGGTGCTGCGCCTGGCCGCCAGCGACATCGAGCACCGCCACGTTCAGGTCGACAGCCGCCTGGACACGGCCGGCAGCCGGGTCTTCGTCGATGGCGTGTTGATGCAGCAAGTGGTCTACAACCTGGTGATCAACGCCCTGGACGCCATGGCTGGCATCGACGAAGGCCGCCGACGCCTGACCCTGACCTCCAGCGTGCAGGCCGGGCAGGTAGTGGTCAGCGTCGAAGACACCGGCAACGGCATCGATGCGGCGCACCTGCCCAAGGTCTTCGACGCCTTCTTCACCACCAAGCCCGGCGGCATGGGCATGGGCCTGGCGATCTGCCGCTCGATCATGATCGCCCAGGGCGGCACCCTGCACCTGACCCATGGGCGGGCCGGGCAGACCATGTTCGTGTTCACCTTGCCGCTGCTGCCGGCCACCTGTCTCTGA
- a CDS encoding AraC family transcriptional regulator — translation MNALTTPGPQAGPVPLDAVAYQLLHSLQTALAEGSASAAPGLFAHCQALCSHLLGEPACSVPPAKVALSPWQERLAKRTMIEHMASGMPIAAVAAQCALSRSHFSRAFKKTTGLSPRDWLQQARIERARHLLAASSVPIAEVSLECGFADQSHFTRVFTRATGATPFNWRRAAAAVARRDSILMDKSSADTPPLASLRPLQ, via the coding sequence ATGAATGCGTTGACCACCCCCGGCCCCCAGGCCGGCCCCGTGCCCCTGGACGCCGTTGCCTATCAGCTGCTGCATTCGTTGCAGACCGCCCTGGCCGAAGGCAGCGCCAGCGCCGCACCGGGCCTGTTCGCCCATTGCCAGGCGCTGTGCAGCCACCTGCTCGGCGAGCCGGCCTGCAGCGTCCCGCCGGCCAAGGTGGCGCTGTCGCCCTGGCAGGAGCGGCTGGCCAAGCGGACCATGATCGAACACATGGCCAGCGGTATGCCGATCGCGGCGGTCGCGGCCCAATGCGCCTTGTCGCGCAGCCATTTCTCCCGAGCCTTCAAGAAAACCACCGGCCTGTCGCCGCGCGACTGGTTGCAGCAGGCGCGGATCGAGCGCGCCCGGCACCTGCTGGCCGCCAGCAGCGTGCCGATCGCCGAGGTCAGCCTGGAGTGCGGCTTTGCCGACCAGTCGCATTTCACCCGGGTGTTCACCCGCGCCACCGGCGCCACGCCGTTCAACTGGCGGCGCGCGGCGGCGGCTGTTGCCCGCAGGGATAGCATCCTTATGGATAAGAGCTCTGCAGATACCCCGCCGCTCGCCAGCCTGAGGCCTTTGCAATGA